A window from Telopea speciosissima isolate NSW1024214 ecotype Mountain lineage chromosome 8, Tspe_v1, whole genome shotgun sequence encodes these proteins:
- the LOC122670790 gene encoding pentatricopeptide repeat-containing protein At1g69290 translates to MWRSSLSLPSLRQFSSSLEIPTLYSFLQPSIFALKKTSAAPPTPKIQGSTPKTLALDDKDALELNLQTSLDNQNTDEAWKSFKILTSNSTLPSKHLSNSLITQLSSLKDVHNLKRAFASVIFLLEKNPQSLSFETIQILLQSMKSANTAAPAFSLIKSMFKNRFFPPFSLWGPVLIEISRKNGSFVAFLRVFNENCRIALDEKLDYMKPDLVACNAALEGCCYDLGSVSDAQNVLETMSLLVVRPDESSFGFLAYLYALKGLENKIIELEKLMDGFDFPSKRTFYINLINGYLKSVSLEFVSATVLRSLQEGEGKESNFMEETYGGIVKGFLQKGGVKDLAKLIIEAQKLESSSISIDSSVGFGIVNACVNLGLLDKAHSILDEMNALGGFVGLGVYVSILKAYCKEHRTTEAAQLVTEISASGLQLDASSYDALIEAAMSSQDFQSAFSLFRDMREARTHDLKSSYLTIMTALTENHRPELMAAFLDVVVEDPRVEVGTHDWNSIIHAFCKIGRLEDARRTFRRMVFLQFEPNDQTYLSLINGYTTAEKYFSVLILWTEVRKRISSSEEKVVKFDSNLVDAFLYALVKGGFFDAVMQVVEKAKEMKIFVDKWRYKQAFMETHKKLKVSKLRKRNFRKMEALIAFKNWAGLSA, encoded by the coding sequence ATGTGGAGAAGTTCACTTTCCTTACCCTCACTAAGACAGTTTTCGTCTTCACTTGAAATTCCCACTCTTTATTCCTTCctccaaccctccatctttgCCCTGAAGAAAACTTCGGCAGCTCCACCAACCCCCAAAATCCAAGGTtcaaccccaaaaaccctagcGCTAGATGACAAAGATGCCCTAGAATTAAATCTCCAAACTTCCCTGGACAATCAAAATACTGACGAGGCGTGGAAATCTTTCAAGATCCTCACAAGCAACTCAACCTTGCCGAGTAAGCATCTCTCCAACTCCCTCATTACCCAATTATCTTCTCTCAAAGACGTTCATAATCTCAAGAGGGCTTTTGCTTCTGTGATATTTTTATTAGAGAAGAACCCACAATCACTTTCTTTCGAAACCATACAGATCCTGTTACAGTCCATGAAGTCAGCAAACACTGCTGCCCCTGCGTTTTCTTTAATCAAATCTATGTTTAAGAACAGGTTTTTCCCTCCTTTTAGTCTTTGGGGACCCGTGCTTATTGAAATTAGCAGGAAAAATGGTAGCTTTGTTGCGTTCTTACGAGTTTTTAATGAGAACTGTAGGATCGCCTTGGATGAGAAATTGGATTACatgaagcctgatttggtcgCTTGTAATGCTGCCCTGGAGGGGTGTTGTTATGATCTGGGGTCTGTGAGTGATGCCCAAAATGTTTTGGAGACAATGTCTCTCCTGGTTGTTCGTCCAGACGAATCGAGTTTTGGATTTCTTGCATACCTGTATGCACTGAAGGGGCTTGAAAACAAGATCATTGAATTGGAGAAGTTGATGGATGGTTTCGATTTTCCATCAAAAAGAACGTTTTACATTAATCTGATTAATGGTTATTTGAAATCAGTCAGTTTAGAATTTGTCTCTGCAACTGTACTGCGTAGTTTgcaagagggagagggaaaagaatcaaatttTATGGAAGAAACTTATGGTGGGATTGTGAAGGGGTTTCTTCAAAAGGGAGGTGTCAAGGATTTAGCAAAGTTAATTATTGAAGCTCAGAAGTTGGAGTCTTCTTCGATCAGTATTGATAGCTCTGTTGGGTTTGGAATTGTGAATGCATGTGTTAATCTTGGTTTATTAGATAAAGCACACAGCATTTTGGATGAGATGAATGCTCTGGGAGGTTTTGTTGGCCTTGGGGTTTATGTGTCTATCTTGAAGGCTTACTGTAAAGAGCATCGGACAACTGAGGCTGCTCAATTGGTTACTGAGATCAGTGCTTCAGGGCTTCAGTTGGATGCCAGTAGCTATGATGCTTTGATAGAGGCAGCCATGTCAAGCCAAGATTTTCAGTCGGCTTTTTCTCTGTTTAGGGACATGAGAGAGGCGAGAACACATGATTTGAAGAGTAGTTACTTGACTATAATGACAGCTTTAACTGAGAATCACCGGCCTGAGCTAATGGCAGCATTCCTAGATGTGGTAGTCGAGGACCCACGAGTTGAAGTGGGTACTCATGATTGGAATTCAATTATTCATGCCTTCTGTAAGATTGGGCGGCTAGAGGATGCAAGACGGACCTTTAGAAGGATGGTGTTTCTTCAAtttgaacctaatgatcaaacCTACTTGTCTCTTATAAATGGGTACACGACAGCAGAGAAATATTTTAGTGTCTTGATCCTGTGGACAGAAGTAAGGAAACGGATATCCTCCAGTGAGGAGAAGGTTGTCAAGTTTGATAGCAACTTGGTGGATGCATTCTTGTATGCTTTGGTTAAGGGGGGTTTCTTTGATGCTGTTATGCAAGTTGTAGAAAAGGCAAAGGAGATGAAGATATTTGTTGATAAGTGGAGGTACAAGCAAGCTTTTATGGAGACCCATAAGAAGCTCAAAGTATCAAAACTGAGGAAGAGGAACTTTAGGAAGATGGAAGCACTTATTGCTTTTAAGAATTGGGCTGGTTTGAGTGCATGA